GCGCCGCTGCTCACGGCCATGTCCGCCACGTTGAACGTGGGCCAGCGATGCACACCCACGCCGATGTCGATGAAATCCACGACACCGAGTTCCGAGCGGATCCGGTCGATCACATTGCCGATCGCTCCGGCGGCCACGAGCGAGATCGCCAGCAGCCGACGGATGTCCTGATCCGCCGATTGCCGGAAGAGACGCCACAGCACCACCAGCGCCACGCCGGTGAGGGCCATGAACAACCAGCGGGAATACTCTCCGAGATGCAGCCCGAAGGCCGCCCCCGGATTGTACACCAGCGCAAAACGGAACCACTCCCCGATCACGGGCACCGGTGCGCCGGACGGTGCCAGGACGGACACCGCCACGGCTTTGGTGATCAGATCGAGGATCAGCACGACCAGAAAGACCGGAACCGCCACAAAAAGCTTCACGTCAGCTCTTCTTGGAGTCTTCCTCACGCTGCTTGCACGCGATGCAGTACCGCGCGTTGGGCAGCGCATCGAGTCGTTCGAACGCGATGTCCTCGCCGCACTGATGACACTTGCCGAACGTCTCCGGCGCCTTGTACAGCCGCCGCAACGCCTGATCGATGTGCCACAGGAACCGGCCTTCCTTCGATGCGAACAGGAAAGCCTTTTCGCGTTCCATGGCATCGGTGCCCTGATCGGCCATGTGGAACGAATAGGCGCTGGTATCGCCGCTGTCCGATTCCCCGTTGGGTCCGAACGCCTCACCGTGATGCCCGAGTTCCTTCAGGACGCGCTTCCGTTCGTCGAGCAGCCGCTTCTCGAAGTACTGGAGCTGCTTCTTCGGCATCGGCTTCGACTTCTTCACGTCCTTCGTCGACGTCGTCTTCGATTCAGCCATCACGACCCTTCCTTGGTAAGCGCCAGCCGCAACGGATGTCCATCGACATCCGCGGCGAGCGTTGCAGTCCACGTGCTGCCGTCCCCATCCGCGAGGAACGGCGATCCGGGTTCCCCGCCGAGCAGCAATCGCACGGCGAGCACTTCCTGGGCGATGTGCTCGCGATGCGCGAGCACAGCACCTTCCAGCTCCTCGTCACCGGCCACGGCCACCGCAATGCGGTCGCTGACGGCCAGTTGCGCTTCCTTCCGCAAACGCTGCACGCGGCTGACGACCTCAC
The nucleotide sequence above comes from Gemmatimonas aurantiaca. Encoded proteins:
- the lspA gene encoding signal peptidase II gives rise to the protein MKLFVAVPVFLVVLILDLITKAVAVSVLAPSGAPVPVIGEWFRFALVYNPGAAFGLHLGEYSRWLFMALTGVALVVLWRLFRQSADQDIRRLLAISLVAAGAIGNVIDRIRSELGVVDFIDIGVGVHRWPTFNVADMAVSSGALLLALVLWREEREHAALADVSANVS
- a CDS encoding TraR/DksA C4-type zinc finger protein, yielding MAESKTTSTKDVKKSKPMPKKQLQYFEKRLLDERKRVLKELGHHGEAFGPNGESDSGDTSAYSFHMADQGTDAMEREKAFLFASKEGRFLWHIDQALRRLYKAPETFGKCHQCGEDIAFERLDALPNARYCIACKQREEDSKKS